One Chanodichthys erythropterus isolate Z2021 chromosome 10, ASM2448905v1, whole genome shotgun sequence DNA segment encodes these proteins:
- the LOC137029693 gene encoding uncharacterized protein, with protein MELRSRARVAVIGAGPAGLCAARHILSRPETFDPPVVYEMTDHLGGTWFYEERVGTYDNGYPIHSSMYRDLRTNLPKEVMMFPDFPFDDHLPSFLHHTSVQRYLEKYCESYDIARHIKFNTAVEKVKPVSMETETGGAVTWEVISHRTCGDRNTQTFDSVFVCNGHYSDPHLPYIPGIEHFKGKFLHSHSYRCPEAFANKSVVVLGARASGVDISIELVQVNAQVILSHNTPTMSLPLPLGIRQATSVVGVLEDGSLQFQDGSVSQADILLFCTGYNFNFPFLCPSELGLDVQDLFVTPLYKYLLPPGFPSIFFIGICKIICPFIHFDCQVQFALAVLEGSVKLPTQEEMEKEVQREMQKKLDTGVQVKHLLNLDKDQWDYYLDLARVARFTPPQPVFESLYEEVGRQRKKDPQKYRQINYRLIDATQWELLEASPEQTD; from the exons ATGGAGCTGAGGAGTAGAGCTCGTGTCGCGGTGATAGGGGCTGGGCCGGCAGGGCTTTGCGCCGCTCGACACATTCTGTCAAGGCCCGAGACCTTTGATCCACCCGTGGTGTATGAAATGACTGATCATTTGGGTGGGACCTGGTTCTATGAGGAAAGAGTTGGCACATATGACAATGGGTATCCCATCCACAGCAGTATGTATAGGGACCTCAG AACCAATTTGCCTAAGGAGGTTATGATGTTCCCTGATTTTCCCTTTGATGACCACCTGCCTTCTTTTTTGCACCATACATCGGTTCAGCGGTATTTGGAAAAATACTGTGAGAGTTATGATATTGCCCGTCATATCAAG TTCAACACCGCGGTGGAAAAGGTGAAGCCCGTCTCCATGGAGACGGAGACGGGGGGAGCTGTGACGTGGGAGGTAATTTCGCACCGCACATGTGGAGACCGGAACACGCAGACATTCGACTCAGTGTTCGTCTGCAATGG GCATTACTCCGACCCCCACCTGCCCTACATTCCTGGAATAGAGCATTTTAAAG GGAAATTCTTACACAGCCACTCGTACCGCTGTCCAGAGGCCTTTGCCAACAAGTCCGTCGTGGTCTTGGGGGCCAGAGCATCTGGTGTGGACATTTCCATTGAGTTAGTCCAAGTTAATGCCCAG gTGATTCTAAGTCATAACACACCAACTATGTCCCTACCTCTGCCTCTGGGTATCCGGCAGGCTACCTCTGTTGTTGGGGTCTTGGAGGATGGATCTTTACAGTTCCAGGATGGATCAGTGAGCCAGGCTGATATTCTTCTGTTCTGTACAGGATACAACTTTAACTTCCCTTTCCTTTGTCCATCAGAGCTAGGCCTGGACGTACAGGATCTTTTTGTGACTCCGCTCTATAAGTACTTGCTGCCTCCTGGCTTCCCGTCgattttttttattggcatTTGCAAAATTATTTGCCCTTTCATACATTTTGACTGTCAG GTTCAGTTTGCTCTAGCTGTCCTGGAGGGTTCGGTAAAGCTGCCAACTCAGGAAGAGATGGAGAAGGAGGTGCAGAGAGAGATGCAAAAAAAACTAGACACAGGTGTGCAGGTGAAGCACTTGCTCAATTTGGACAAGGATCAGTGGGATTATTACCTGGATCTGGCCAGGGTAGCCCGATTCACACCCCCTCAGCCAGTGTTTGAGAGTCTATATGAAGAGGTGGGCAGGCAGAGGAAGAAAGACCCACAGAAATACAGACAGATCAACTATAGGCTCATTGATGCCACACAGTGGGAGCTTTTGGAAGCTTCACCAGAACAGACTGATTGA